In Candidatus Omnitrophota bacterium, the following proteins share a genomic window:
- the otsB gene encoding trehalose-phosphatase: MHYLFDRWNELKKDLKTKSLFIFLDYDGTLTPIKKTPREAKISAEAKKVLKRLAKKGRSKIAIISGRSLGDIKKIIGIRDILYVGNHGLEIEGPKIRFRCPVPDAYMGTLRKIKRELAAGLSKIEGVIIEDKGLTLSVHFRQVKKKDELPVNTIFHNSVRPYIEKRAVRVTSGKKVFEVRPPLRWDKGKAVMWLLARSHYNVEGAVMPVYVGDDVTDEDAFKALRKRGITVFVGNNLLSKAKYYLDDSREVIKFLKMIASLEDKKI; encoded by the coding sequence ATGCATTATCTTTTTGATAGATGGAACGAGCTAAAGAAAGATTTAAAAACAAAATCGCTCTTTATTTTTTTGGACTATGACGGTACACTTACGCCGATTAAAAAGACACCCCGGGAAGCAAAAATATCGGCCGAAGCGAAGAAGGTATTGAAGCGGCTTGCCAAAAAAGGCCGCAGCAAAATCGCGATAATAAGCGGCCGCTCGCTTGGGGACATAAAAAAGATCATTGGCATCCGCGATATTTTATATGTGGGGAACCATGGCCTGGAGATAGAAGGCCCGAAAATAAGATTCAGATGCCCGGTTCCAGACGCGTATATGGGCACTCTCAGGAAGATAAAGAGGGAATTGGCAGCCGGTCTTTCAAAAATAGAAGGCGTTATAATAGAAGACAAAGGCCTTACTTTATCCGTACATTTTAGGCAGGTTAAGAAGAAAGACGAACTTCCGGTAAATACGATATTTCACAATAGCGTTCGGCCATATATTGAAAAAAGAGCTGTACGCGTGACTTCCGGCAAGAAAGTCTTTGAGGTAAGGCCGCCGCTTCGGTGGGATAAAGGCAAGGCGGTTATGTGGCTTTTGGCCCGGAGCCATTACAATGTAGAAGGCGCCGTAATGCCTGTCTATGTAGGTGACGATGTTACCGACGAAGACGCCTTTAAGGCGCTTAGAAAACGGGGCATCACTGTCTTTGTAGGTAATAACTTGCTCTCAAAGGCAAAATATTATCTTGATGATAGCCGAGAAGTCATAAAATTCCTTAAAATGATAGCCTCGCTAGAGGATAAGAAAATATGA
- a CDS encoding glycosyltransferase — protein MAKIEEYIPIVGQSVIDDLELLSERLKGKVIQHVNSTSVGGGVAEILNRMVPLLRDLGVDARWDLIKGGEQFFEVTKKFHNALHGRNEGLTQHDFDIFMETSRMNIEEVNIYGDIVFIHDPQPIALVEKKADNKWIWRCHIDVSDPDQKVWGFLLDFILKYDSAVFSAPSFSRELAIRQFLIAPSIDPLSDKNKELPQDVIDGVLAKYNITTDKPIVTQISRFDRLKDPVGVIEAYQNVKRHIDCQLILAGGTAADDPEAIQVLEEVREKAGGDKDIHILLLPQNDVEINALQRASTVIVQKSLKEGFGLTVSEALWKGKPVVASNVGGIPLQIKHKYSGLLCHSVEGAAFGIKQLLHSPGYAKKLGENGREHIRNNFLLTRHLRDYMLVFLSLYHPEDVVYL, from the coding sequence ATGGCAAAGATAGAAGAGTATATTCCTATAGTAGGTCAATCAGTCATAGATGATCTAGAGCTTTTAAGCGAAAGGCTGAAAGGAAAGGTCATCCAGCACGTAAACTCCACCTCCGTGGGAGGGGGAGTGGCGGAGATACTTAACCGCATGGTGCCGCTTTTAAGGGATCTGGGTGTGGATGCAAGGTGGGACCTTATAAAGGGCGGCGAACAATTTTTCGAAGTGACTAAAAAATTCCACAATGCCCTGCACGGGAGAAATGAAGGGCTCACTCAGCACGATTTCGACATCTTTATGGAGACGAGCCGAATGAATATAGAAGAAGTCAATATATACGGCGATATTGTCTTTATTCACGACCCTCAGCCGATAGCGCTTGTCGAAAAGAAAGCCGATAATAAATGGATATGGCGCTGTCATATCGACGTATCCGACCCCGATCAAAAGGTGTGGGGATTTCTTTTGGATTTCATACTCAAATACGACTCCGCTGTCTTTTCCGCGCCGAGCTTTTCGCGTGAGCTGGCTATCCGCCAGTTTCTGATAGCGCCTTCTATAGATCCTTTGAGCGACAAAAATAAAGAATTGCCTCAGGATGTAATAGACGGCGTATTGGCGAAATATAATATCACGACCGATAAACCAATTGTGACGCAGATATCCCGTTTTGACAGGTTGAAAGACCCTGTAGGTGTTATTGAGGCCTACCAGAACGTAAAGCGGCACATAGATTGCCAGCTAATTTTGGCGGGCGGAACCGCGGCAGATGATCCGGAGGCCATACAAGTCCTTGAGGAAGTAAGAGAAAAGGCCGGAGGGGACAAAGATATACACATCCTGCTTTTGCCGCAAAATGATGTAGAGATAAATGCTCTCCAGAGAGCGTCAACTGTCATTGTCCAGAAGTCGCTAAAAGAGGGCTTTGGCTTGACTGTTTCCGAGGCACTATGGAAGGGGAAGCCGGTAGTTGCCTCGAACGTAGGAGGTATTCCCCTGCAGATAAAACACAAATATTCGGGACTCTTGTGTCATTCCGTAGAGGGCGCGGCTTTTGGAATAAAACAGCTTTTACACAGCCCGGGATATGCCAAAAAATTAGGCGAGAACGGCCGCGAACATATAAGGAACAATTTTCTTCTTACGCGCCATCTCAGGGACTATATGCTGGTATTTTTGTCTTTGTATCATCCGGAAGACGTCGTATATTTATAA
- a CDS encoding mechanosensitive ion channel family protein codes for MLMPLGIFLLTLFLGLIVRKIIFVRLAHWAKKTITPIDDIIVEALRGPSIIWSLMLGLYFALQTTAIPAGVVRIIDRSLLILAIFSVTFVLASMASNLINAYSRKLESTLPVTSLTQHISSIIIFAIGILIILNALGISITPILATLGIGGLAVALALQDTLSNLFAGFHIILTRQIRVGDYLKLDSGEEGYVTDINWRTTKIRMLPNNIVLVPNEKLSKSIVTNFCLPEKDMAVLVNLGVHYDSDLKKVEKVTCKVAKEVMKEVKGGVPEFDPFIRYHTFDDFSINFTVILRAKEFVDQYLVKHEFVKRLHEEYAKESINIPYPIRAINYGQEKEGSKP; via the coding sequence ATGCTTATGCCGTTAGGCATATTTTTACTCACCTTATTCTTAGGGCTTATCGTAAGGAAGATCATTTTTGTGCGGCTTGCCCACTGGGCTAAAAAGACCATAACGCCTATTGATGATATCATTGTTGAGGCGCTAAGGGGGCCGTCTATAATATGGTCCCTCATGCTTGGTTTGTATTTTGCGCTGCAAACTACAGCTATTCCCGCAGGCGTGGTACGCATTATAGATAGATCATTACTGATTCTTGCTATATTTTCCGTCACCTTTGTTTTGGCCAGCATGGCCAGCAATTTAATAAACGCGTATTCCCGTAAACTCGAATCAACCCTGCCGGTTACCTCGCTTACGCAGCATATAAGCAGCATAATCATATTTGCCATCGGTATTTTAATAATTTTAAACGCGCTTGGCATATCCATAACCCCGATTCTCGCCACCCTTGGCATAGGCGGCCTGGCGGTTGCGCTGGCTTTACAGGACACGCTTTCCAATCTTTTCGCCGGCTTCCATATAATATTGACACGCCAGATCAGGGTCGGCGATTACCTGAAGCTTGACTCCGGAGAAGAGGGATACGTTACAGATATCAACTGGCGCACAACCAAGATCAGGATGCTGCCTAACAATATAGTCCTTGTGCCGAACGAGAAACTGAGCAAATCCATAGTTACCAATTTTTGTCTGCCCGAAAAAGATATGGCGGTGCTGGTCAATCTGGGTGTCCATTACGACAGCGACCTCAAAAAAGTGGAGAAGGTCACCTGTAAAGTGGCCAAAGAGGTTATGAAAGAAGTTAAGGGCGGCGTTCCGGAATTTGACCCGTTTATCCGCTATCACACCTTTGACGATTTCAGTATAAATTTCACCGTTATCTTAAGGGCCAAGGAATTCGTGGACCAGTATCTGGTCAAGCACGAATTTGTAAAAAGGCTTCATGAGGAGTATGCTAAAGAATCCATAAATATCCCTTACCCGATCAGAGCCATAAACTACGGACAGGAGAAAGAGGGAAGTAAGCCATGA
- a CDS encoding trehalose-6-phosphate synthase, which yields MVSNREPYMNVIDSITGAAKCIRPASGVVTAIDPILCACGGTWIAHGSGTEDKKFVNSKNKLGVPPKDNRYILKRVFLTKKEEEGYYYGFSNEGLWPLCHVTHTRPIFRETDWQMYKKVNLKFAESVLEELPANNPFVFIQDYHFTLLPAMIKEKRPDATVALFWHIPWPNPEVFAICPYQQEILDGMLACDLIGFHVQFQCNNFIDTANRLIECRVDTEKFSIVRGNKETFVRAFPISVDGYMSGNIPKVSEEEVKKIKQELELKDKFIAVAVDRIDYTKGIIERILAIDRFLEKYPEYINKFVFIQLAAPSRTHIKRYHELMGEIDDLIEKKNWKYSDGNWKPIIYLKRHFSPEEIRPYYVLGDMCIVSSLHDGMNLVSKEYVTSRSDSSGVLLLSRFTGAARELTDAVPINPYSIEEFADAIKFGIELPDEEKKKRMENMRSLIAENNVYRWAGSIITELTSLKKS from the coding sequence GTGGTGTCAAACCGCGAGCCGTATATGAATGTTATAGACAGTATAACAGGCGCTGCCAAGTGCATACGCCCCGCAAGCGGCGTAGTCACCGCGATAGACCCCATATTGTGCGCCTGCGGCGGTACGTGGATAGCCCACGGCAGCGGCACAGAAGACAAAAAATTTGTTAATTCAAAAAATAAACTGGGCGTTCCCCCTAAAGACAACCGCTATATATTGAAGAGAGTATTTCTTACAAAGAAAGAGGAAGAAGGTTATTACTACGGTTTTTCCAATGAAGGTTTGTGGCCGCTCTGCCATGTTACGCACACAAGGCCTATTTTCCGCGAAACCGATTGGCAGATGTATAAGAAAGTAAATCTTAAGTTTGCCGAAAGCGTGCTTGAGGAGCTGCCGGCCAATAATCCCTTTGTGTTTATACAGGATTACCACTTTACTCTGCTTCCCGCGATGATAAAGGAGAAGCGCCCCGACGCTACTGTAGCGCTTTTCTGGCATATTCCCTGGCCGAATCCCGAGGTCTTCGCCATCTGTCCTTATCAGCAGGAAATATTGGACGGTATGCTGGCCTGCGACTTAATAGGCTTTCACGTTCAGTTTCAATGCAACAATTTTATAGATACCGCAAACAGGCTTATCGAGTGCCGCGTAGATACGGAAAAATTCAGTATCGTAAGGGGCAATAAAGAGACATTTGTAAGGGCTTTTCCCATAAGCGTGGACGGGTATATGTCGGGCAACATTCCAAAGGTAAGCGAGGAAGAAGTAAAAAAAATAAAGCAAGAACTCGAGCTCAAAGATAAATTTATAGCCGTGGCTGTAGACAGGATAGATTATACCAAGGGCATAATAGAGCGCATACTCGCTATTGACAGATTCCTGGAAAAGTACCCCGAATATATAAATAAATTTGTATTCATCCAGTTGGCCGCGCCGAGCCGCACGCATATAAAGCGCTATCATGAATTGATGGGAGAGATAGATGATCTGATAGAAAAAAAGAATTGGAAATATTCCGACGGAAATTGGAAGCCGATAATATATCTGAAAAGGCATTTTTCGCCCGAAGAGATCAGGCCCTACTACGTACTTGGCGACATGTGCATAGTAAGCTCTCTGCACGACGGGATGAATCTGGTATCTAAGGAGTATGTTACGTCCAGGTCCGATTCGAGCGGGGTCTTGCTTTTAAGCCGGTTTACGGGAGCCGCCAGGGAATTGACCGACGCAGTCCCGATCAACCCCTATTCTATAGAGGAATTCGCAGACGCCATAAAATTCGGGATTGAGCTGCCCGACGAAGAGAAGAAAAAGCGCATGGAGAATATGCGCAGTTTAATAGCCGAAAACAATGTCTACCGCTGGGCGGGCAGTATCATCACAGAACTCACTTCGCTGAAGAAGAGCTAA